A window of Drosophila subobscura isolate 14011-0131.10 chromosome E, UCBerk_Dsub_1.0, whole genome shotgun sequence contains these coding sequences:
- the LOC117891654 gene encoding rab GTPase-binding effector protein 1, producing MEENESPAESRVSAEAENGDDDATNQHKLIQQTEMRKMQNEFNTQRAKMRELYMQKEAEYAQSMAERKKLQEELDELKTHLMVADLKSENEMQLRDIKAQEEISSLQQLVQDTIEESSNYKSELEHIKLELSKYQQQQQQQQQVQVQVQHPPAESSGGLAPQMLNQVKKTLGSVRKLGSDSLNSSFQQEDESLRGPQSKGNGKQYASEDAEMLHSIVEQLQEEMKALKEKLREQDEQLQSKSNAKVATVSDTCGMHKSTSMDVAESSCECCSVAEKTIVDLNAHIKKQQKQVDLLQKQLVEARETLGKEAALRKDLEDQWQEKREAHKSEVQNLRDKTAASEQQLLDMQQKFLDTKDSVMRQLQRITDDRERVNKQLETLQADNDFLSGRYLATSEEIENQYINLPNTVVELQELMLRQQSELIQARVSSEYEKQRCVSTLDEIQILRAQLEESNNERRSYKRQTQLDIKSLQDRLTEHLLTVQSYETTKTQLERKEAELNKQLSESRVEIIELQEANEKHAKTNADYKTKIKTLQEELSTMETVQKDFVKLSQTLQISLEELRHADTEVRWQDDDDVNNCPTCSACFTVMVRKIHCRHCGHIYCDKCLTKTVPSGPRKRVARVCDICHTLLTPNTAPYFSQEQPPQQHQHQSQSQQQQQQQQQSN from the exons atGGAGGAAAACGAATCCCCAGCAGAGTCTAGGGTCTCCGCGGAGGCGGAAAATG GTGACGATGACGCCACAAACCAGCATAAATTAATTCAGCAGACTGAGATGCGTAAAATGCAGAACGAGTTCAATACGCAGCGGGCCAAGATGCGGGAGCTGTACATGCAGAAGGAGGCCGAATATGCCCAGAGCATGGCCGAGCGCAAGAAGCTGCAAGAGGAGTTGGACGAGCTCAAGACTCACCTGATGGTGGCGGACCTAAAGTCCGAGAACGAGATGCAGCTGAGGGACATCAAGGCACAGGAGGAGATAtcgtcgctgcagcagctagTGCAGGACACAATCGAAGAGTCGTCCAACTACAAGAGTGAGCTGGAGCACATTAAACTGGAGCTGAGCAAgtaccaacagcaacagcagcagcagcagcaggtgcaagTGCAGGTCCAACATCCCCCGGCTGAGTCATCTGGTGGCTTGGCCCCGCAAATGCTGAATCAGGTTAAGAAGACGCTGGGGTCTGTGAGGAAGCTGGGCAGCGACTCGCTAAATAGCAGCTTTCAGCAAGAGGATGAGAGTCTTCGGGGTCCGCAAAGCAAGGGAAACGGGAAACAATAT GCTTCAGAAGATGCGGAAATGTTGCATTCCAtcgtggagcagctgcaggaggagatgAAGGCCTTGAAGGAGAAGTTGCGGGAGCAGGATGAACAACTGCAGTCCAAGTCAAACGCAAAGGTGGCCACGGTCAGCGACACGTGTGGCATGCACAAGTCCACGTCCATGGATGTGGCAGAGTCAAGCTGCGAGTGCTGTAGTGTGGCAGAGAAGACAATTGTGGACTTGAACGCACACAttaaaaagcagcagaagcaggtgGATCTGCTGCAGAAGCAACTGGTGGAGGCCCGTGAGACGTTGGGCAAGGAGGCGGCTCTACGCAAGGATCTGGAGGATCAGTGGCAGGAGAAGCGCGAGGCGCACAAGAGTGAAGTACAAAACTTGCGAGACAAGACCGCggccagcgagcagcagctgctggacatgcaacaaaagtttCTGGACACCAAGGACTCGGTGatgaggcagctgcagcgcatCACCGACGATCGGGAGCGTGTCAACAAGCAACTGGAGACTCTGCAGGCCGACAACGACTTTCTGTCCGGTCGCTACCTAGCCACCTCCGAAGAGATCGAGAACCAGTACATAAATCTGCCCAACACGGTCGtcgagctgcaggagctcaTGCTGCGCCAGCAGAGCGAACTGATTCAGGCCCGCGTCAGCAGCGAGTACGAGAAGCAGCGCTGTGTGAGCACCTTGGACGAGATTCAAATCCTACGCGCTCAGCTGGAGGAGAGCAACAACGAGCGAAGGTCCTACAAGCGCCAAACGCAATTAGACATCAAATCACTGCA GGATCGTTTGACGGAACATTTGCTGACGGTGCAATCGTACGAGACGACCAAAACCCAACTGGAGCGCAAAGAGGCTGAGCTTAATAAGCAATTGTCCGAGAGTCGGGTGGAGATCATTGAGCTGCAGGAAGCTAAT GAAAAACATGCCAAAACCAATGCGGACTACAAAACAAAGATAAAGACTCTGCAGGAGGAGCTGTCCACCATGGAGACGGTGCAAAAAGATTTTGTGAAACTATCTCAAACCCTTCAA ATTTCGTTGGAGGAGCTGCGGCATGCCGATACGGAGGTGCGCTGGcaggatgacgatgacgtgAACAACTGCCCCACATGCAGCGCATGCTTTACGGTGATGGTGCGCAAGATCCACTGCCGGCATTGCGGCCACATATACTGCGATAAATGTCTAACGAAAACGGTGCCATCGGGACCACGGAAACGGGTCGCCCGTGTCTGTGATATATGTCACACATTGCTCACGCCAAACACCGCTCCCTACTTTAGTCAGGAACaaccgccgcagcagcatcagcaccagagccagagtcagcagcagcagcagcagcagcaacagtccaACTAG